From the Halorhabdus utahensis DSM 12940 genome, one window contains:
- a CDS encoding serine protein kinase RIO, whose translation MTEFGLIDDEGAELPGDEFEEIDVADTEADRIARRRDREFSEFRKRIKNTEQFKVEASVFDDATFAALYKLVQDGYIEAFGAPISTGKEANVYTALSGAQSRSAPDESSRPDRRSAESKAAEPRDYGDEPEPRDDGGRGTKGGHEVAVKVYRINASDFKDMRGYLDGDPRFEGIGSDKKKVVTAWVRKEFANLKRAQQAGVRVPNPIAVERNVLVMEYIATDAEGRAKRLNEVHIENPETAFEVLREYMRRLHAAGLVHGDLSEYNVVFHEGELVVIDLGQAVTVHSPNAEDFLRRDCQNVANFFAGQGVEVTADALYDYVTDDEQQDYGSSAASKDT comes from the coding sequence ATGACCGAGTTCGGCCTGATCGACGACGAGGGAGCCGAGCTGCCGGGCGACGAGTTCGAGGAAATCGACGTTGCGGACACCGAGGCCGATCGGATCGCCCGCCGGCGGGATCGGGAGTTCAGTGAGTTCCGCAAGCGTATCAAGAACACCGAGCAGTTCAAAGTCGAGGCGTCGGTCTTCGACGACGCGACCTTCGCCGCGCTGTACAAACTCGTTCAGGACGGCTACATCGAGGCCTTCGGGGCCCCGATTTCGACTGGAAAGGAGGCTAACGTCTATACCGCGCTCTCCGGAGCCCAGTCCCGGAGCGCCCCGGACGAGTCGAGTCGCCCTGATCGGCGGTCCGCCGAAAGTAAAGCGGCGGAGCCGCGTGACTACGGCGACGAGCCGGAGCCACGAGACGACGGCGGCCGGGGAACGAAGGGCGGCCACGAGGTCGCCGTCAAGGTCTACCGGATCAACGCCAGCGACTTCAAGGACATGCGCGGGTATCTCGACGGCGACCCGCGCTTCGAGGGGATCGGCTCGGACAAGAAGAAGGTCGTCACCGCCTGGGTCCGCAAGGAGTTCGCCAACCTCAAACGGGCACAGCAGGCCGGGGTCCGCGTTCCGAACCCGATCGCCGTCGAGCGAAACGTCCTCGTGATGGAGTACATCGCCACGGACGCGGAGGGCCGGGCCAAGCGTCTCAACGAGGTCCACATCGAGAACCCCGAGACCGCCTTCGAGGTGCTCCGGGAGTACATGCGTCGGCTCCACGCCGCCGGACTGGTGCACGGCGACCTCTCGGAGTACAACGTCGTCTTCCACGAGGGCGAACTCGTCGTGATCGACCTCGGCCAGGCCGTGACGGTCCACTCGCCCAACGCCGAGGACTTCCTCCGACGGGACTGTCAGAACGTGGCGAACTTCTTCGCCGGGCAGGGGGTCGAGGTGACGGCTGATGCGCTGTACGACTACGTGACCGACGATGAGCAGCAAGACTACGGCTCGTCCGCAGCGTCGAAGGACACCTAG
- the eif1A gene encoding translation initiation factor eIF-1A, whose protein sequence is MSDQERTDLRMPDEDEVFAVVTNMLGANRVKVRCMDGVERTARIPGKMQKRIWIREDDVVLIEPWDWQDEKADITWRYEKQQADQLREEGHIKEP, encoded by the coding sequence ATGAGCGACCAGGAACGTACCGATCTCCGTATGCCCGACGAAGACGAGGTCTTCGCCGTCGTTACCAACATGCTTGGGGCCAATCGCGTGAAGGTACGGTGTATGGATGGCGTCGAACGGACCGCGCGGATCCCGGGCAAGATGCAAAAGCGCATCTGGATCCGCGAGGACGACGTCGTACTGATCGAGCCCTGGGACTGGCAGGACGAGAAGGCCGACATCACTTGGCGGTATGAGAAACAGCAGGCTGATCAGTTACGCGAGGAGGGCCACATCAAGGAACCGTGA
- a CDS encoding glycoside hydrolase family 3 N-terminal domain-containing protein: protein MTLEEKVAQLQSVPPRWMDVEDESEMTAKAQLLDEDGNINSDNAADLLEDGIGHFTRLGGGGSLAPQEAADVTEALQEHLIEETRLGIPAIPHEECLSGYMGPKGTTYPQGMGIASTWDPDAVEEMSTQIREQLRAIGAHHALSPLFDVARDPRWGRTEETFGEDPYLVAKMGSAFVDGLQGDDPEEGISATLKHFAAHAVCEGGKNRSTVQLGERELREVHLFPFEAAVQETDADSVMNAYHDIDGVPCTSDEWLLTDVLRGEWGFDGNVVSDYFSVRLLKDEHQVAPTIYDAAIQAVEAGLDVELPQIKAYQHLVEAVENGDVAEETIDTAARRVLKQKIEKGLLEDPGVDPDRVEEAFGPEKNREYARKLARESVTLLKNDDDLLPLEGEESVAVLGPKADAPSGQLGDYAYAAHYPEAEVNREIVTPLDAMQDRLGDDVEYVEGCTTTGPDTDEIDAAVDAAAEADVAVAFVGTRSAIALSDDDEGIEQVPDLPTSGEGADVTDLELPGVQQELVEAVNDTDTPLVVVQVSGKAHSIEWIDQHVPAVLHAWLPGEEGGNGIADVLLGEHNPSGRLPISVPKDVGQLPVYYSRRPNSRNERHVYVDEDPLYSFGHGLSYTDFEYSDVSLASEEVPTTGTIEASVTVENTGDVAGHEVVQVYTHQRWPSQARPVQELRAFERVHLEPGESATVTAEISATQLAFHDHDMNLVVEPGEYELRVGSSAADIEAAADFEVVGDTRKLARSSRAYFSETDVE, encoded by the coding sequence ATGACCCTCGAGGAGAAGGTGGCCCAACTTCAGTCCGTCCCACCGCGCTGGATGGACGTCGAAGACGAGAGCGAGATGACGGCCAAAGCGCAGTTGCTCGACGAGGACGGGAACATCAACTCGGACAACGCCGCTGACCTTCTGGAAGACGGCATCGGTCACTTCACGCGACTCGGCGGAGGCGGCAGCCTCGCACCACAGGAAGCCGCCGACGTTACCGAAGCGCTCCAGGAACACCTGATCGAGGAAACCCGGCTTGGCATCCCTGCGATCCCTCACGAGGAATGTCTCAGCGGGTACATGGGGCCGAAGGGCACCACCTATCCCCAGGGGATGGGCATCGCCAGCACCTGGGATCCGGACGCCGTCGAGGAGATGTCCACTCAGATCCGCGAGCAGTTGCGCGCGATCGGTGCTCATCACGCGCTCTCGCCGCTGTTCGACGTGGCCCGCGATCCGCGCTGGGGCCGCACTGAGGAAACCTTCGGCGAAGATCCCTATCTCGTCGCAAAGATGGGGTCGGCGTTCGTCGACGGCCTCCAGGGTGACGATCCCGAGGAGGGCATCTCGGCCACGCTGAAGCACTTCGCCGCCCACGCCGTCTGTGAGGGCGGCAAGAACCGCTCGACGGTCCAACTGGGCGAGCGCGAACTCCGCGAAGTGCACCTCTTCCCGTTCGAGGCCGCCGTACAGGAGACTGACGCCGACTCGGTGATGAACGCCTATCACGACATCGACGGGGTACCCTGCACGTCCGACGAGTGGCTGCTGACGGACGTCCTCCGTGGCGAATGGGGCTTCGACGGCAACGTCGTCTCCGATTACTTCAGCGTCCGCCTGCTGAAGGACGAACACCAGGTCGCCCCGACGATCTACGACGCCGCGATCCAGGCCGTCGAGGCCGGCCTTGACGTCGAACTCCCCCAGATCAAGGCCTACCAGCACCTCGTCGAGGCCGTCGAGAACGGCGACGTCGCCGAGGAGACGATCGACACCGCCGCCCGACGCGTCCTCAAACAGAAGATCGAGAAGGGACTGCTCGAGGATCCGGGCGTCGACCCCGATCGCGTCGAAGAGGCCTTCGGGCCCGAGAAGAACCGCGAGTACGCCCGCAAACTCGCCCGTGAGTCCGTGACGCTGCTGAAGAACGACGACGACCTCCTGCCCCTGGAGGGCGAGGAGTCCGTCGCCGTCCTCGGGCCGAAAGCCGACGCGCCCTCGGGCCAACTGGGCGACTACGCCTACGCCGCTCACTACCCCGAGGCGGAGGTCAACCGCGAGATCGTCACGCCGCTCGACGCCATGCAGGACCGTCTCGGCGACGACGTCGAGTACGTCGAGGGCTGTACGACGACCGGCCCCGACACCGACGAGATCGATGCTGCAGTCGACGCTGCCGCCGAGGCTGACGTCGCGGTCGCGTTCGTCGGGACACGCTCGGCGATCGCCCTTTCGGACGATGACGAGGGGATCGAACAGGTGCCTGACCTCCCCACGAGCGGTGAGGGTGCGGACGTTACCGACCTCGAACTCCCGGGCGTCCAGCAGGAACTCGTCGAAGCCGTCAACGATACTGACACGCCGCTGGTGGTCGTGCAGGTCAGCGGCAAGGCCCATTCCATCGAGTGGATCGACCAGCACGTCCCCGCCGTCCTCCACGCCTGGCTGCCGGGCGAGGAGGGTGGCAACGGCATCGCGGACGTGCTGCTGGGCGAGCACAACCCGAGCGGTCGGCTGCCGATCTCCGTTCCGAAGGACGTGGGTCAGCTGCCCGTCTACTACTCGCGTCGACCCAACAGCCGCAACGAACGGCACGTCTACGTCGACGAGGATCCACTGTACTCGTTCGGTCACGGGCTCTCCTACACTGACTTCGAGTATAGCGACGTCTCACTCGCGAGCGAGGAAGTCCCCACCACGGGCACCATCGAGGCCAGCGTCACCGTCGAGAACACCGGCGACGTCGCCGGTCACGAGGTCGTCCAGGTCTACACGCACCAGCGCTGGCCCTCCCAGGCCCGTCCGGTCCAGGAACTGCGCGCGTTCGAGCGCGTCCACCTCGAACCCGGCGAGTCCGCAACGGTGACCGCTGAGATCTCGGCGACCCAACTCGCGTTCCACGACCATGATATGAACCTGGTCGTCGAACCCGGCGAGTACGAACTCCGCGTCGGCTCCTCGGCTGCCGACATCGAGGCCGCTGCCGACTTCGAGGTTGTTGGCGACACCCGCAAACTCGCCCGGAGTTCCCGCGCGTACTTCAGCGAAACTGACGTCGAGTAG
- a CDS encoding O-acetylhomoserine aminocarboxypropyltransferase/cysteine synthase family protein: MSDDDRGFHTDALHVGQEEPDPATGARAPPLYQTTSYVFEDSEDAAAQFALEKEGHIYSRLMNPTNSILQQRLAKLEGGVGAVATSSGMAALNLATFLLADVGDNVVTASALYGGTYTYYTHTAPRQGVEARFVDTLDYDAYEEAIDEDTAYVHFETIGNPALVTPDIERIADIAHDHGVPLLVDNTFATPYLCNPIEHGADLVWNSTTKWIHGSGTTVGGILVDGGSFPWDEYAEDYPEVAGDNPAYHGVNFEERFGDAAFTYAAIARGLRDLGNQQAPFDAWQTIQGLESLPMRMERHSENALAVAEYLEAHQDVAWVNYPGLESHETHEEASKYLDGGYGGMITFGLDAGYEAARDTVESTELASLLANVGDAKTLIIHPASTTHQQLSDDEKAAAGVTDDMVRLSVGVEDPDDIIDDLDQAITWATR, translated from the coding sequence ATGAGCGACGACGATCGCGGATTCCACACGGACGCATTGCACGTCGGGCAGGAGGAGCCCGACCCGGCCACGGGCGCACGCGCCCCGCCGCTCTATCAGACGACCAGCTATGTCTTCGAAGACAGCGAGGACGCCGCCGCCCAGTTCGCCTTGGAGAAGGAGGGCCACATCTACTCGCGGCTGATGAACCCGACCAACTCGATCCTCCAGCAGCGCCTGGCGAAACTTGAGGGTGGCGTCGGCGCAGTCGCTACCTCCTCCGGGATGGCAGCCCTCAACCTTGCGACGTTCCTGCTGGCGGATGTCGGCGACAACGTTGTCACTGCCTCGGCGCTGTATGGCGGGACCTACACCTACTACACGCACACGGCCCCGCGTCAGGGCGTCGAGGCGCGGTTCGTCGACACGCTTGACTACGACGCCTACGAGGAGGCCATCGACGAGGACACCGCCTACGTCCACTTCGAGACCATCGGCAACCCCGCGCTCGTCACGCCGGACATCGAGCGGATCGCCGACATCGCCCACGACCACGGCGTCCCACTGTTGGTCGACAACACCTTCGCGACGCCGTATCTTTGCAACCCGATCGAGCACGGCGCGGACCTGGTCTGGAACTCCACGACGAAGTGGATCCACGGCTCGGGCACCACCGTCGGCGGCATCCTCGTCGACGGAGGGAGTTTCCCGTGGGACGAGTATGCCGAAGACTATCCCGAGGTTGCGGGCGACAACCCCGCCTATCACGGCGTCAACTTCGAGGAACGGTTCGGCGACGCCGCCTTCACCTACGCCGCGATTGCCCGTGGACTCCGCGATCTGGGTAACCAGCAGGCCCCCTTCGACGCCTGGCAGACTATCCAGGGTCTGGAATCGCTGCCGATGCGCATGGAGCGCCACTCCGAGAACGCCCTGGCGGTCGCGGAGTACCTCGAAGCCCACCAGGACGTCGCCTGGGTCAACTACCCCGGCCTGGAGAGTCACGAGACTCACGAGGAAGCCAGCAAGTACCTCGATGGCGGCTACGGCGGCATGATCACCTTCGGTCTCGACGCCGGCTACGAGGCCGCCCGGGACACCGTCGAATCGACGGAACTCGCCAGCCTGCTGGCGAACGTCGGCGACGCCAAGACGCTGATCATCCACCCCGCCTCGACGACCCACCAGCAACTGTCCGACGACGAGAAGGCCGCCGCGGGCGTCACCGACGACATGGTCCGGCTGTCGGTCGGTGTCGAGGATCCCGACGACATCATCGACGATCTCGATCAGGCGATCACCTGGGCAACGCGATAG
- a CDS encoding DNA-directed DNA polymerase II small subunit produces the protein MPRETPARIVNELASRGYNTDREAVTLLAEAADTEAAIERAIEAIPDDAIKLSVDDVRDALETGSGRSDRSHNSPSTSSSSPASDGDPLVSTGDEPPEPRDDADRSPVETKGVHSGESPPGTSSRTGRNPDEPSIAGDVTGRSTGTGEYEDFLAVFRDRYEKLSGQLRGRVNHRPTNAVESMPGGSEAAIVGMVADIRSTANGHWLIDLEDTTGTFPALVMKDRDMADVVEDLLFDEVIAVEGTLADDGGILFADSIHFPDVPRTFEPSTADRAVSAALISDVHVGSQEFDADAWNRFAEWLHTPEADRVEYLLLAGDMVEGVGVYPDQDEELDIVDIYDQYEAFAEHLKDVPGDMEIVMIPGNHDAVRLAEPQPAFDEELRSIMSAHDATITGNPSTVTVEGVDILMYHGVSLDEVIAELPEEHASYDHPDRAMAQLLKKRHIAPQFGGHTRIAPEERDYLVMEDVPDIFHTGHVHKLGYGSYHNVLTINSACWQEQTSFQESVNIDPDVGYAPIVHLDKLDQRDASDFLTIRSFG, from the coding sequence GTGCCTCGCGAGACGCCAGCCCGGATCGTCAACGAACTCGCGAGTCGTGGCTACAACACCGACCGCGAGGCGGTCACCCTACTCGCGGAGGCTGCAGACACGGAGGCCGCCATCGAGCGTGCAATAGAAGCCATCCCGGACGACGCGATCAAACTCTCCGTCGATGACGTTCGGGACGCCCTCGAAACCGGGTCAGGGCGTTCCGATCGATCTCACAACTCGCCGTCCACGTCATCGTCGTCTCCAGCGTCCGATGGAGACCCCCTTGTTTCAACTGGAGATGAACCGCCTGAACCACGGGACGATGCCGACCGTTCTCCAGTCGAAACAAAGGGGGTTCACTCCGGCGAGAGTCCACCCGGTACGTCGTCCCGAACCGGGCGAAATCCGGACGAACCGTCGATTGCGGGCGACGTGACCGGTCGGTCGACCGGCACCGGCGAGTACGAGGATTTTCTGGCGGTCTTTCGGGACCGCTACGAGAAACTCTCGGGGCAACTTCGCGGACGGGTCAACCACCGCCCGACGAATGCAGTCGAGTCGATGCCAGGCGGCAGCGAGGCCGCGATCGTGGGGATGGTCGCGGACATCCGTTCGACCGCCAACGGCCACTGGCTGATCGACCTGGAGGACACCACCGGCACGTTCCCGGCGCTGGTGATGAAAGATCGGGACATGGCTGACGTGGTCGAGGATCTGCTGTTCGACGAGGTGATTGCGGTGGAGGGAACACTCGCCGACGACGGGGGTATCCTCTTCGCCGACTCGATCCACTTCCCGGACGTTCCCCGGACCTTCGAACCCTCGACGGCTGATCGTGCGGTCAGCGCGGCCTTGATCAGCGACGTCCACGTCGGCAGCCAGGAGTTCGACGCTGACGCCTGGAATCGGTTTGCTGAGTGGCTTCATACACCCGAAGCCGACCGCGTCGAATATCTCCTGCTCGCGGGCGACATGGTCGAGGGCGTCGGCGTCTATCCCGACCAGGACGAGGAACTCGACATCGTCGATATCTACGACCAGTACGAGGCCTTCGCGGAGCACCTTAAAGACGTGCCCGGTGACATGGAGATCGTGATGATCCCGGGCAACCACGACGCAGTCCGGTTGGCCGAACCCCAACCGGCCTTCGACGAGGAGCTCCGCTCGATCATGTCGGCCCACGACGCGACGATCACGGGCAATCCCTCGACAGTTACCGTCGAAGGGGTCGATATCCTGATGTACCACGGCGTCAGTCTGGACGAAGTGATCGCCGAGTTGCCCGAAGAACACGCCAGCTACGATCACCCCGACCGGGCGATGGCCCAGTTACTCAAGAAGCGCCACATCGCGCCGCAGTTCGGCGGCCACACCCGGATCGCCCCCGAAGAGCGTGATTACCTCGTCATGGAGGACGTCCCCGATATCTTCCATACCGGCCACGTCCACAAGCTCGGATACGGTTCCTATCACAACGTGCTGACGATCAACTCCGCCTGCTGGCAGGAACAGACCAGTTTTCAAGAGAGCGTCAACATCGACCCCGACGTCGGCTACGCGCCGATCGTTCACCTCGACAAACTCGATCAACGTGACGCCAGCGACTTCCTGACGATCCGGAGCTTCGGGTAA
- a CDS encoding S26 family signal peptidase produces MIESEGEWATSARGKSAIDRFLKSSLALFAFDTLSSVLIVVMIGGLLFATSGVWSPVVAVESGSMQPHMDVGEFVFVMEDGRFPGPESQGDTGIVTAHTGQEAGYRTFGGYGDVIVYQPDGNETKTPIIHRAMFWVENGENWYERAGSTAIGNADSCEELANCPAPHAGFITKGDNSVTNSRYDQLMEISSPVKPAWIVGTAEVGVPWLGQLRLARD; encoded by the coding sequence GTGATCGAAAGCGAGGGCGAATGGGCAACGAGCGCGAGAGGAAAATCGGCCATCGATCGGTTCCTGAAGTCCTCCCTGGCCCTGTTCGCGTTCGATACGCTGAGTAGCGTCCTGATCGTCGTGATGATCGGTGGGTTGCTGTTCGCGACGAGTGGTGTCTGGTCGCCAGTCGTCGCTGTCGAGAGTGGCAGTATGCAGCCGCATATGGACGTCGGAGAGTTCGTGTTCGTCATGGAAGACGGACGGTTCCCCGGTCCGGAATCACAGGGGGACACGGGAATCGTGACTGCCCACACCGGTCAGGAAGCGGGCTACCGGACGTTCGGTGGGTACGGCGACGTGATCGTCTATCAGCCCGACGGAAACGAGACGAAGACCCCGATTATCCACCGGGCAATGTTCTGGGTCGAGAACGGTGAAAACTGGTACGAGCGCGCCGGTTCGACGGCGATCGGGAACGCGGATAGTTGCGAGGAACTCGCCAACTGCCCGGCCCCACACGCGGGCTTCATCACGAAGGGAGACAACAGTGTCACGAACAGCCGATACGATCAGCTAATGGAGATCAGTTCGCCGGTCAAACCAGCGTGGATCGTCGGGACGGCAGAAGTGGGCGTCCCGTGGCTCGGGCAACTTCGCCTGGCCCGGGACTGA
- a CDS encoding S26 family signal peptidase yields the protein MSDPSDDRDPPDRERDRREPAPDTPSEPGDDDDDSAGNGGVADRDEQSAQDQPSAGRRERDSTHSPPEDRTAGTRSPLEETEPSNQPPSGDRDHRGADSDQTGAATGRDVAERHPPSIDRERRKPPQRRGSASGSDSWLTRVFQYTFDIASSVLIVVLIGALLFATSGVWPPLVAIESPSMEPNIDTGDLVFVMEEHRFSGPGATEESGIVPARAGQETNYRMFNGYGDVIIYQPDGNGEATPIIHRAMFWVAAEENWYDRGDPAAIGNADNCEELANCPAPHAGFITKGDNNRYYDQVGNQFSGPVKPEWIIGTAEYNVPGLGRVRLLTGEAQSRYGTVAKDAEHVTAGTTVTAATNGTESVDFPSIAP from the coding sequence ATGAGCGACCCGAGCGACGATCGCGACCCGCCAGATCGGGAGCGCGATCGGCGAGAACCTGCCCCGGACACGCCCTCCGAACCCGGGGACGATGACGACGACAGCGCAGGTAACGGAGGGGTAGCTGATCGTGACGAGCAGTCGGCTCAGGACCAGCCGTCAGCTGGTCGTCGTGAACGCGACTCGACGCACTCTCCACCGGAAGACCGGACGGCCGGAACTCGATCACCGCTCGAAGAGACGGAGCCCAGTAACCAGCCTCCATCAGGGGACAGAGACCATCGTGGGGCCGATTCGGATCAGACCGGTGCAGCGACGGGCCGGGATGTCGCCGAACGGCACCCGCCATCGATCGATAGAGAGAGACGGAAACCGCCACAGAGACGGGGGTCCGCAAGCGGCAGTGACAGTTGGCTCACCCGCGTGTTCCAGTATACGTTCGACATCGCAAGCAGCGTGTTGATCGTCGTTCTGATCGGCGCGCTCCTGTTCGCGACGAGCGGGGTCTGGCCACCGCTGGTGGCGATCGAAAGTCCCAGCATGGAACCCAACATCGATACCGGAGATCTCGTCTTCGTAATGGAGGAACACCGGTTCTCCGGGCCAGGAGCCACGGAGGAATCCGGGATCGTGCCGGCACGTGCAGGCCAGGAGACGAATTATCGCATGTTCAACGGCTACGGTGACGTAATCATCTACCAACCAGACGGCAACGGCGAGGCGACACCGATCATTCACCGGGCAATGTTCTGGGTTGCGGCGGAGGAGAACTGGTACGACCGTGGGGATCCAGCGGCGATCGGGAACGCGGACAATTGCGAAGAGCTCGCCAACTGCCCGGCTCCCCACGCCGGGTTCATCACCAAGGGCGACAACAATCGCTACTACGACCAGGTCGGTAATCAGTTCAGCGGGCCGGTCAAGCCCGAGTGGATAATCGGCACCGCCGAGTATAACGTGCCGGGACTCGGCCGGGTCCGACTCCTGACCGGAGAGGCACAGTCGCGGTACGGAACGGTGGCGAAAGATGCGGAGCACGTAACAGCTGGGACGACTGTGACGGCAGCAACGAACGGAACCGAAAGCGTCGATTTCCCGTCGATCGCGCCGTGA
- a CDS encoding Cdc6/Cdc18 family protein codes for MQDTEDESNSPVTEDSLTDDHSEPSTGGVVDPPAGTDRSGGDSDPDSPDESDPAPDVEDDGAGGGLSHESDPPDSNRNGDDDPVDEDWTTRPSEESFGSSVEATPSDTAGSIDTDLLDEIVFEDEEDADEASRGLFDDLLSGEPIFENKEVLRPSYTPRKLPHREEQINNMATILVAALRGDTPSNILIYGKTGTGKTASAKFVSEELERTSAKYEVPCDVEYINCEVTDTQYRVLAQLANTFIENNEAHIEDRLAELEDLQDRAEADPNELEGTEFATLEAVSAEIESLEDDLASFETVPMTGWPTDRVYSTFFDAVDYTERVVVIMLDEIDKLVEKSGDDTLYNLSRMNSELENSRVSIMGISNDLKFTDFLDPRVKSSLGEEEIVFPPYDANQLRDILQARADVAFKDDALSEDVIPLCAAFAAQEHGDARRALDLLRTAGELAERDQIDLVAEDHVRQAQEKIELDRVVEVVRTLPTQSKLVLFSIILLEKNGVHNINTGEVYNIYKRLCEEIDADVLTQRRVTDLISELDMLGIVNAVVVSKGRYGRTKEISLSVPQDETEAVLHSDSRLGDIEDVQPFIQARFDQ; via the coding sequence ATGCAAGACACCGAAGACGAATCCAACTCACCCGTCACGGAGGACAGTCTCACCGACGACCACTCCGAACCGTCGACCGGCGGTGTCGTCGATCCACCTGCGGGTACTGACCGCAGTGGCGGTGATTCCGATCCGGACAGTCCTGACGAAAGCGATCCGGCACCAGACGTCGAAGACGATGGCGCGGGCGGAGGACTCTCACACGAAAGCGATCCGCCCGATTCAAACAGGAACGGGGACGACGATCCTGTCGACGAAGACTGGACGACACGGCCGTCGGAGGAGTCTTTCGGGTCGTCAGTCGAGGCTACACCGTCCGATACAGCCGGATCGATCGACACAGATCTCCTCGACGAGATCGTCTTCGAGGACGAGGAGGACGCGGACGAGGCCTCCAGGGGTCTGTTCGACGATCTGTTGAGCGGGGAACCGATCTTCGAGAACAAGGAGGTGCTTCGTCCCTCCTACACGCCACGGAAACTCCCCCACCGCGAGGAGCAGATCAACAACATGGCGACGATCCTCGTCGCCGCGCTCCGCGGTGATACGCCGTCGAACATCCTCATCTACGGCAAGACGGGGACGGGCAAGACCGCGAGCGCGAAGTTCGTCAGCGAGGAACTCGAACGTACCTCCGCGAAGTACGAGGTCCCCTGTGACGTCGAGTACATCAACTGCGAGGTGACCGACACGCAGTACCGCGTTCTCGCGCAACTCGCCAACACCTTCATCGAGAACAACGAGGCCCACATCGAGGACCGACTCGCAGAGCTCGAGGACCTGCAAGACCGCGCCGAGGCCGATCCGAACGAACTCGAGGGGACGGAGTTCGCCACGCTCGAAGCCGTCAGTGCCGAGATCGAGTCACTCGAGGACGACCTGGCGTCCTTCGAGACGGTCCCGATGACGGGATGGCCGACGGATCGGGTCTACAGTACCTTCTTCGACGCCGTCGATTACACCGAACGCGTCGTCGTGATCATGCTCGACGAGATCGACAAACTCGTCGAGAAAAGCGGCGACGATACCCTCTATAATCTCTCGCGGATGAACTCCGAGCTGGAGAACTCCCGGGTCTCGATCATGGGCATCTCCAACGACCTGAAGTTCACTGACTTTCTGGACCCTCGCGTCAAGTCCAGTCTCGGTGAAGAGGAGATCGTCTTTCCGCCCTACGACGCCAACCAGTTGCGGGATATTCTCCAGGCACGCGCGGACGTCGCCTTCAAGGACGACGCCCTCTCGGAGGACGTCATCCCGCTGTGTGCGGCCTTTGCAGCACAGGAACACGGCGACGCGCGCCGCGCGCTCGATCTCCTCCGGACGGCCGGGGAACTCGCCGAACGCGACCAGATCGATCTCGTCGCCGAGGACCACGTCCGGCAGGCCCAGGAGAAGATCGAACTCGACCGGGTCGTCGAGGTCGTCCGCACGCTGCCCACCCAGTCGAAACTCGTCCTGTTTTCGATCATCCTGCTGGAGAAAAACGGCGTCCACAACATCAACACCGGCGAGGTGTACAACATCTACAAGCGCCTCTGTGAGGAGATCGACGCCGACGTCCTCACCCAGCGCCGGGTCACCGACCTCATCTCGGAACTCGACATGCTCGGGATCGTCAACGCTGTGGTCGTTTCGAAGGGCCGCTACGGTCGAACCAAGGAGATCAGTCTCTCGGTTCCCCAGGACGAAACCGAAGCCGTACTCCACTCGGACTCACGACTCGGCGATATCGAAGACGTCCAACCGTTCATCCAGGCCCGATTCGATCAGTAA
- a CDS encoding GTP-binding protein, whose product MGLLTELRDSISRAASSLFSEQDPKRIGIYGPPNAGKTTLANRIARDWTGDAVGPESAVPHETRRARRKENVEIERDGKSVQIDIVDTPGVTTKVDYTEFLDHDMEKDDAVRRSREATEGVAEAMHWLREDVDGVIYVLDSAKDPFTQVNTMLIGIIESQDLPVLIFANKIDLDDSSVKRIRNAFPQHETVPLSALEGDNMDEVYDKIAEYFG is encoded by the coding sequence ATGGGCCTGCTCACAGAACTCAGAGACAGCATTTCACGTGCCGCTTCGAGCCTGTTCTCAGAACAGGATCCGAAACGCATCGGCATCTACGGACCGCCCAACGCCGGCAAAACCACCCTGGCGAATCGGATCGCCCGGGATTGGACCGGCGACGCGGTCGGACCGGAAAGTGCCGTTCCACACGAAACCAGGCGCGCGCGCCGCAAAGAAAACGTTGAGATCGAACGCGACGGCAAGTCGGTCCAGATCGACATCGTCGACACGCCGGGTGTGACGACCAAGGTCGACTACACCGAATTCCTCGATCACGACATGGAGAAAGACGATGCCGTTCGCCGATCTCGTGAAGCCACCGAGGGCGTCGCCGAGGCGATGCACTGGCTCCGGGAGGACGTCGACGGCGTCATCTACGTCCTCGACTCCGCCAAGGACCCCTTCACGCAGGTCAACACGATGTTGATCGGCATCATCGAGAGCCAGGACCTGCCGGTGTTGATCTTCGCCAACAAGATCGACCTCGACGATTCGAGCGTCAAGCGGATCCGCAACGCGTTCCCACAGCACGAGACTGTCCCGTTGTCGGCGCTCGAAGGCGACAACATGGACGAAGTCTACGACAAGATCGCGGAGTACTTCGGGTGA